A window of the Paenibacillus woosongensis genome harbors these coding sequences:
- a CDS encoding heme-degrading domain-containing protein has product MKDDQMLLDSLLQEEEDLQFSQFTHNTAVLIGMKIVEKALKDNSPMVISIQKNGQQLFYSKLDGATMDNDLWIKRKNKVVEHFNHSSYYMNVLFKTTQTTIESYFLDRKDFGVEPGAFPIIVKDVGIIGTITVSGVPGEGEDHKIITAVLKEMLQ; this is encoded by the coding sequence TTGAAAGATGATCAAATGTTATTAGATAGCTTGCTTCAGGAAGAGGAAGATCTGCAATTTTCCCAATTTACTCATAATACAGCCGTGCTCATCGGGATGAAAATCGTAGAGAAGGCGCTCAAGGACAACAGCCCGATGGTGATCAGCATTCAAAAAAACGGGCAGCAGCTGTTTTACAGTAAACTGGACGGAGCCACGATGGACAATGATTTGTGGATCAAACGCAAAAACAAAGTGGTCGAGCATTTCAACCACAGTTCGTACTACATGAACGTATTATTTAAGACGACCCAAACTACGATTGAATCCTATTTCCTTGATCGCAAAGATTTTGGGGTCGAGCCAGGGGCATTTCCGATTATTGTGAAAGACGTCGGGATTATAGGGACGATTACGGTGTCCGGGGTGCCCGGGGAGGGCGAAGATCATAAAATCATTACTGCGGTATTAAAAGAGATGCTTCAATAA